AGTGGACAACACAAGATTCGGAGTGACAGTAAATGGAGGATATGACACTAAAGGTAAGAACGTGAGAGCAGGAATAGGATTCAGAGCTATTTACTAGAGCGAAGATAAAATGTAGAATAAACAGAGAGGACAGTAGAACTTAGGTTTTACTGTTCTTTTTTTCATAAAAAAGGTATAATATTTATAAGGATAAAAATATAAATAATTCATTTAAAATTGAAGTCAAAATATGTAAGAATCATTGTGTTGTTAAATAACATAATAATCTTCTATTTTTATTTTAAATAGAAATTGTTGCATATTTTTTAGGAGGGATATTATGAAAAAAGTATTCATAGGAGTAAATATAATTTTATTGTGGATTACGATTTGGCATTTTTATAGATTTCCAATAACTGAAAATATGAGTTTGTCTTTGCACAATAAAAAAATTTATAGAAGACTGATATTTAATACAATTGATTCGATTGTTAAAGATAGAAATGACTTATTATTCAATATTAATTTTGGCGGGGAAGAGCAGGATGATGTAGGAAGAGCGTATGTGAAAGGATTGATGAAAAAAGGAGATGTGTGGATAGGATATGTTTACTCTTTTGATGAACTTGTAAAAGAAAGTCCAGCTTATGCTAGTAATCCACCAAATGGAGATGAATTGGTAGTGGAAGAATACGTAAATAAACATTCAGGATATTTTTATGTAACTTCAAATGATACTAAATATCATTTAACAAAAGAAGAAATAATGAGAAAATTTAATTTAAAAAAATTAAGTTTAAAAAATCCTAAATTTTTTGTAGATAAGTTTGGGACGGATAGAGAATTGTCAAATTGGCATAAATATACTTATGAACTGCCACAAAGCAAATTAAAGGATGAGAAAGATATAAAGAACGCAAAGAATATTGAAAAAAGAATAAAAAAGAGAAGAATTTTTTGGATATTGAGTTTAATTCTTTGTTTAATATTGCAAATATTATTTTTAATAAAAAATAAAAAGGGGACGATGCATAATGATTAATTTTATAGAAATAACGAATGAACTTTTTAAAAATAGCTTTGTAAATAAATTAACTGTAGAAGTTGTTTCTCTCAGATTGCTGCTGGCAGTTGTATTTGGAGGAATTGTTGGATATACACGTGAAAAAGACAATAAGCCTGCAGGATTTAGAACGCATATATTGGTATGTTTTGGAGCGGCGGTTATTTCTATGGTACAGGATCAGTTGAGACTTAATATTTTGGAACTTGCTAGCGTAAATTTAAAATTAACTGGGGTTATAAAAACAGATTTGGGAAGACTAGGTGCTCAAGTTGTAAGTGGGATAGGATTTCTAGGTGCAGGAAGCATAATGAAAGAAAAGGGGGAAACTGTTGGAGGAATGACGACTGCCGCTGGAATATGGGCAACAGGCTGTGCAGGACTTGGAATAGGATGGGGATTTTATAATTTAGCAATTCCAGCAATAGTGTTTATGCTTGTAATAATAGTAATATTTAAAAAATTTGAACCTAAAATTGTAAAAAAAACAAAACTTTTAAAATTTGAAGTAAAATTCTTGGAAGATAAAAATTATGCCAAAGGGCTTTTGGCAACATATGAAGTATTTAATCAGAAGTTGATAAAAATAACACAAATAGATAAAAATCAAGCTGAGAATACAGCAATTTTTACTGTAAATATGGATGAAAAAATTGATATTTCTGATATAATTGTATCACTTTCAGCTATTAAGACTGTGGAAATTGTGAAAGAGAACTATAATTAAAAAAGGAGCTTTTGATGCTCCTAAATTTTTTATTTATCTCGATAATGTGAACCACATTGCCATATTTCTAATGTATTATTTACAATTTTAAAAACAATTCGGTTTGCTTTATCAATTCTGACACTCCAATATCCAGCAAGATTTCCGGATAATTGTTCAGGTTTTCCTGTACAATGATATCCATTCCTGTCTATATCTTTAATTAGATTATTTATTTTTCTTATAATTTTTTTGTCCTGGATTTGCCAATAGAGATACTCTTCCCATGCTTCATCAGACCATACTTTTTTCACTATTCCACCTCAATTAATTCGTGTTCTTTTAATGTAGTTTTTCCCTCTTTTACATTTTGGATTGATTGATTTAGACGTTCCATATTTTGTTTGCTATAAAATGGATCTGCGGTTATTTCAAATGGTATCCGTCTTTCAGAACCTAATTTTTTTAAATAGATTGTTATAGCCGCTGATAAAGAAAGTCCCATATCAGAACATGCCTGTTCAGCATTTTTCTTGATGGTATCATCAATTCGTAAATTAATTTGTGCCATAAAATCATCTCCTTTCAAATATAATATACTATATTCTGAAGTAATTGTAAAGTGAATTTATATAATTTGCTATACAAAAAGTTTAGATAATTAGAAATTTGGTTCTGATTTTTATATTATTATAAATTTTAAAAAATATTTTATATTTTCTAAATACCATAATTACAGTCTTTATTGAGTATATTATAAATTTTTTGAAAAAATGTAAAAAAATTTTTAAAAAAGGGTTGACAAAAATATTAAATAGTGATATAGTATATTTGTTAGCAATCATAACAGAAGAGTGCTAATAAATAAAAATAATTTAAATTAAAAAGAAGAAGGTGATGTGTATGGAACAGAACTTTACGCAAAAAAGTATTGAGGCTATTTCAGAGGCTAATAACTTTGCGATTAGATATAGACATTCTGATATAAAGGTGGAACATTTACTGCTTGCACTTGTGGGGCAGATGGATGGATTGATTCCTAGCGTGCTTAAGAAAATTGGAATTGATACGACTGATATGATTAGGAAGATTGAGAGCAAACTGGAAAGTTTTTCTAAGATTGAAGGAGGAAATAGTGAGCCAAGAGCGAATAGTGAATTAAATAGAGTTCTCGTTGGAGCAAGAGATATTGCAAAGAAAATGGGAGACAGCTATATTAGTACAGAACATTTGTTTTTGGCAAGTTACGATAATAACAGTTTTTTGAAAGATTATGGAATAAATAAGAAACAGTTTGAAACTGTACTTGAAAATGTAAGAGGAGGTAGAAAAATTATGACAGATAATCCAGAAAGTACATATGAAGCATTAGATAAATTTGGAAAAGATCTGGTTGAACTGGCTCGAAAAGGTAAACTTGATCCAATTATCGGAAGAGATAATGAAATTCGACGGGCTATACAGATTTTATCAAGAAGAAATAAAAATAATCCGATTCTGATTGGTGAGCCTGGAGTTGGGAAAACAGCCATTGCAGAAGGGATTGCACAAAGAATACTAAAGGGCGATGTGCCTGAAAATTTGAAGGACAAGACAATTTTCTCACTTGATATGGGTGCCTTGGTTGCAGGAGCGAAATATCGAGGGGAATTTGAGGAAAGATTAAAAGCGGTACTAGAAGAAATTGAAAAAAGTGAAGGAAGAATAATTCTTTTCATTGATGAAGTACATAATATTGTGGGAGCAGGGAAAACAGAGGGATCTATGGACGCTGGAAACCTTTTGAAGCCAATGCTTGCACGTGGGGAAATAAAGGTTATTGGAGCTACTACAATTGATGAGTACAGAAAGTATATTGAAAAGGATGCGGCACTTGAGCGTAGATTTCAGCCTGTAATGGTAGATGAACCGACTGTGGAAGATACAATTTCAATCTTACGTGGATTGAAAGAAAAATTTGAGATTTTCCATGGAATTAGAATTACGGATAATGCGATAGTTACAGCGGCTACAATGAGTGACAGATATATAAACGACAGATTTTTGCCAGATAAGGCGATTGACTTGATTGATGAGGCTGCTGCAAAAGTTAAGACTGAAATTAATTCAATGCCAACAGAATTAGATGAAGTGACAAGACGTGTTATGCAGCTTGAAATTGAAAAAGTGGCACTTGAGAAGGAAAAAGATCAGGCTTCTAAAGATAGACTTGTTACATTAGAAAAAGAATTGGCAGAACTTAATGAGAAAAAAGCTGCATTTAAGGCACAATGGGAAAGTGAAAAGCAGGAAGTTGAAAAAATTCAAAATATTAATACAGAAATTGAGAAAATTAAACTTCAAATTGCTGATGCACAAAGAAAAAATGACTATAACAAACTGGCTGAACTGCAATATGGTAAATTGCCAGAACTAGAAAAACAAAGGGCAGATGAAGAAGAAAAAGCCAAAAATCAAAATCCAAGTGCGAATAAATTATTAAAACAGGAAATTGACAGTGAAGAAATAGCAGAAATTGTTGGAAAATGGACTGGAATACCAGTTTCAAAATTGTTACAGGGAGAGCGTGAAAAAATCTTACATCTTGCAGAACAAATGATGAAAAGAGTAATTGGACAAGATGAAGCAATTACATCAATAAGTGACACAATAATTCGTTCACGTGCTGGATTAAAAGATCCAAACCGTCCAATTGGTTCATTCATCTTCCTAGGACCAACAGGGGTAGGTAAGACTTATTTGACAAAAACTCTTGCATTTAACCTGTTTGACGACGAAAGCAATATTATTAGAATTGATATGAGTGAATATATGGATAAATTCAGCACCACAAGATTAATCGGAGCGCCTCCAGGGTATGTAGGATATGAAGAAGGTGGTCAGTTAACAGAAGCTGTAAGAAGAAAACCTTATTCAGTAATCCTGTTTGACGAAATTGAAAAAGCTCATCCTGATGTATTTAATATTCTGTTGCAACTACTTGATGATGGAAGGCTTACAGATGGAAAAGGAAAAGTTGTAGACTTTAAGAACACTATTATCATTATGACTTCAAATATCGGAAGTGAAATCATATTGGAAGATCCGCAAGTTTCAGAGTCTACAAAAGAAGCAGTGTTAAATGAAATGAAACATAGATTCAAGCCAGAATTCTTGAACAGAATTGATGATATTATCGTATTTAAAGCATTAGGAAAAGAAAGTGTAAAAAATATTATCTCACTTATTCTTGATGAAATAAACGATAAATTAAAGGAACAATATATAAAAATTGAATTTACAGACAAAGCTCTAGATTATATTGTAAACGAGGCTTATGACCCAGCTTATGGAGCAAGACCTCTAAAACGTTTTGTTCAAAAAGATATAGAAACTAACTTATCAAAAATGATTTTGAGTAATGAAGTTCCTGAAAATAGCACGGTTGTACTAGATAGTGATGGGGAAAAATTGATTTATAATGTAAAGAAATAGATTGATGTTTGTATAGCGGAATCAAAAAATAATTTTTTAGAAGGAAGCACCAGAAATGGTGTTTCTTTTTGTTTAATACTAAAATTTATTTAAACAATGAATTTATTATAAGCTTTTTTAAAACTAGTTTTACTATAAATGGTAAAGAGTATTAATTAGAGCAAAATCAAAGTGAAGATATTCCAAAAATTTGGAAAAAGCAATAAAATATGGTAAAATGTAATGAAAAACAAAAATAACGAAAGATAAATAATAAAATACTTAATTTAGATTTAATAATTCGAAAGGTGGCTTAAAATATGGATTTTACAAAAGTCAAAGAAAATGAGGAAAGAGCAATTTTAGAAAAAAGAGAAATTGTTAAAAAGGATTTTTGGCGACAAAAATATCATATTCAAGGAATTGTGGGGTTAATTAACGATCCAAACGGATTTTCGCAGTTTAAAGGGAAATATCATATGTTTTATCAATGGAATCCATTAGGAACCAATCATAAAAATAAGACATGGGCTCATAGTGTAAGTGATGACTTATTACATTGGAAAAGGTTGAAAACGGCTTTACGTCCTGATACCTGGTATTCTAAGGATGGAGCTTATTCTGGAAGTGCGATTGTAGATGACGATAAACTTTATTTGTTTTATACAGGAAATGTGAAAGATTGTGATGGGAATAGGGAATCTTACCAATGTTTAGCAGTTTCAAGCGATGGAGAAAATTTCGAGAGATGGGAGCCAAGTATTGTAAATCAGCCTAACGGGTACACTCGACATATAAGAGATCCAAAAATTTGGAAAAAAGATGGGAAATTTTATGCAGTAATTGGTATTCAAAGTGAAGATTTGGAAGGAAAAGCAGTTTTATACAGTTCAGAAAATATAAAAGACTGGAAGTTTGAAGGGGAAATTGCAGGAGCAAATCACGGAAAACTTAAAGATTTTGGATTTATGTGGGAATGTCCTGATTACTTTCAGTTAAAAGATGAAAAAACAGGAGAAGTTAAAGATTTATTAGTATTTTCACCACAAGGATTGGAGCCGGAAGGAGATTTATACAACAACAAATATCAGACAGGATATTTATTTGGGAAATTAGATTATAAAAAAACTGAATTTGAAATTTCATCAGATTTTGTCGAAATTGACAGAGGAAATGACTTTTATGCACCACAGTCAATGGAAGATGATAAAGGGAGAAGACTTATCGTAGGCTGGATGGGAATTCCAGAAGAAGAAGATTTTCCAACTGTAAAAAGTGAATGGCTTCACTGCCTAACTTTACCAAGAGAACTTAAAGTAATAGATGGAAAACTTTATCAAGTGCCTATAAAGGAAATGGAAAGTATCCGTGGAGAAAAAATTGAGTTTAGTGGAAAAGTGACTGGAGAAGTGAAAGTTGGAACAGGAGCAACTTATGAATTAAAAGCTAAATTTACTGATTTTAATTCTGATTTTGGATTAAAATTACGAACTGGTAAAAATAGTGAAACAGTTTTAAAATTTGACTATAATGATAAAAAATTTGTACTAGACAGAACAAAAGGTGAACAAGCTGATAAAAGATTAAGAAAAGTTTATCTTGGAGATATTTCGGAATTGGAACTTACTGTGTTTGTGGATAATTCTTCTGTGGAAGTGTTTATTAACGGCGGACAGGAAGTATTTTCATCAAGAATATTCCCTGAAAAAGAGGCGAATGGAATAATCGTTTTTGCTGATAAAGATGTAAATGTGGAAATAGAAAAATGGGAATGGAAATAAAGTTTTTTAAGTAAGAGAGGAAGAAATTGATAAAGAAAAAGAATATAAAATTAGATATAGTAAATTTACTAGATGAAATTCAGAATGGAAAATACAGTAATATCCAGTTAAATTACTATTTTTCTAAAAAAAATTATACAAAAAAAGAAAAAATGTTTATTACAAATGTAGTAAATATTGTGATAAAAAATTTGATTTATATTGATTATCTGATTGGGAAAAGTGTTAGGAATGTTAAAAAACGAAAAATAAAGCAGCTTTTGAGAATTTCGGTTGCTCAATTATTTTTTATGGAATCGGATAATGCGGGAGTTATTTTTGAGGCTGGAGAGATTGCAAAAATTTTGAATCCACATCAAGCTGGATTTGTGAATGCGACTTTGCAGACAATTTTGAAGAATAAAGAAAAATTTGATGAGGAAATTCCGAAAGATAACAGGGAAAGTATTGTTTTGTCCTATCCGCAATGGTTTGTGAATAAGATGAAAATTGATTATCCTGATGATTATTTAGAAATGCTTAAATCTTATAAAAAAAGAAGTTATTTGTCAGTTAGATTTGATAAAAATAAAATTACGAGAGAAAAATTTGAGGAATTGCTGAAGAATATTAAGACAGATGTCTTATTTTCTGTTGGAGAAGTTTATTATTTATTAAATGCAAATATTTTTGATACAGAAATTTATAAAAATGGAGATGTTGTGATTCAGGATGCATCATCTTATCTGGCAGTGAGAAATTTAGGCGTGAAAGATGGAGAAACTGTGCTTGATGCTTGCTCTGCTCCTGGTGGAAAATCTCTTGCGATTTTACAGCTGTTTAATCCTAAAAAGTTGATTTCTACTGATATTCATGAGCATAAAGTGAAATTATTGAATGAACTTAAAGGTAAATATGATTACAGCAATTTTGAAGTAAAATTGAATGATGCCACACAAATTGAGAATTTAGATATAATGTTTGACAAGATACTTTTAGATATGCCCTGCAGCGGACTTGGAGTTCTTAGGAAAAAGCCTGAAAAAATATATGATTTGACGACAAATGATATAAAAAATTTAAAGAAACTTCAGAAAAAAATATTTGAAAGTGCATATAAATCTTTAAAAAATGGTGGAGAAATGGTTTACAGCACTTGTACATTTTCTAAAAATGAGAATACTAATAATATTCAGTATTTTCTCGAAAAATATGAAGATTTAGAAATTATGGAAGTAGAGCTTCCTGAAAATATTGACAATATAAGAGATGAATTTGGGGGAATTTATATTTCATAT
Above is a genomic segment from Leptotrichia hongkongensis containing:
- a CDS encoding MgtC/SapB family protein, encoding MINFIEITNELFKNSFVNKLTVEVVSLRLLLAVVFGGIVGYTREKDNKPAGFRTHILVCFGAAVISMVQDQLRLNILELASVNLKLTGVIKTDLGRLGAQVVSGIGFLGAGSIMKEKGETVGGMTTAAGIWATGCAGLGIGWGFYNLAIPAIVFMLVIIVIFKKFEPKIVKKTKLLKFEVKFLEDKNYAKGLLATYEVFNQKLIKITQIDKNQAENTAIFTVNMDEKIDISDIIVSLSAIKTVEIVKENYN
- a CDS encoding Txe/YoeB family addiction module toxin; translated protein: MKKVWSDEAWEEYLYWQIQDKKIIRKINNLIKDIDRNGYHCTGKPEQLSGNLAGYWSVRIDKANRIVFKIVNNTLEIWQCGSHYRDK
- a CDS encoding type II toxin-antitoxin system RelB/DinJ family antitoxin translates to MAQINLRIDDTIKKNAEQACSDMGLSLSAAITIYLKKLGSERRIPFEITADPFYSKQNMERLNQSIQNVKEGKTTLKEHELIEVE
- the clpB gene encoding ATP-dependent chaperone ClpB — its product is MEQNFTQKSIEAISEANNFAIRYRHSDIKVEHLLLALVGQMDGLIPSVLKKIGIDTTDMIRKIESKLESFSKIEGGNSEPRANSELNRVLVGARDIAKKMGDSYISTEHLFLASYDNNSFLKDYGINKKQFETVLENVRGGRKIMTDNPESTYEALDKFGKDLVELARKGKLDPIIGRDNEIRRAIQILSRRNKNNPILIGEPGVGKTAIAEGIAQRILKGDVPENLKDKTIFSLDMGALVAGAKYRGEFEERLKAVLEEIEKSEGRIILFIDEVHNIVGAGKTEGSMDAGNLLKPMLARGEIKVIGATTIDEYRKYIEKDAALERRFQPVMVDEPTVEDTISILRGLKEKFEIFHGIRITDNAIVTAATMSDRYINDRFLPDKAIDLIDEAAAKVKTEINSMPTELDEVTRRVMQLEIEKVALEKEKDQASKDRLVTLEKELAELNEKKAAFKAQWESEKQEVEKIQNINTEIEKIKLQIADAQRKNDYNKLAELQYGKLPELEKQRADEEEKAKNQNPSANKLLKQEIDSEEIAEIVGKWTGIPVSKLLQGEREKILHLAEQMMKRVIGQDEAITSISDTIIRSRAGLKDPNRPIGSFIFLGPTGVGKTYLTKTLAFNLFDDESNIIRIDMSEYMDKFSTTRLIGAPPGYVGYEEGGQLTEAVRRKPYSVILFDEIEKAHPDVFNILLQLLDDGRLTDGKGKVVDFKNTIIIMTSNIGSEIILEDPQVSESTKEAVLNEMKHRFKPEFLNRIDDIIVFKALGKESVKNIISLILDEINDKLKEQYIKIEFTDKALDYIVNEAYDPAYGARPLKRFVQKDIETNLSKMILSNEVPENSTVVLDSDGEKLIYNVKK
- a CDS encoding glycoside hydrolase family 32 protein; translated protein: MDFTKVKENEERAILEKREIVKKDFWRQKYHIQGIVGLINDPNGFSQFKGKYHMFYQWNPLGTNHKNKTWAHSVSDDLLHWKRLKTALRPDTWYSKDGAYSGSAIVDDDKLYLFYTGNVKDCDGNRESYQCLAVSSDGENFERWEPSIVNQPNGYTRHIRDPKIWKKDGKFYAVIGIQSEDLEGKAVLYSSENIKDWKFEGEIAGANHGKLKDFGFMWECPDYFQLKDEKTGEVKDLLVFSPQGLEPEGDLYNNKYQTGYLFGKLDYKKTEFEISSDFVEIDRGNDFYAPQSMEDDKGRRLIVGWMGIPEEEDFPTVKSEWLHCLTLPRELKVIDGKLYQVPIKEMESIRGEKIEFSGKVTGEVKVGTGATYELKAKFTDFNSDFGLKLRTGKNSETVLKFDYNDKKFVLDRTKGEQADKRLRKVYLGDISELELTVFVDNSSVEVFINGGQEVFSSRIFPEKEANGIIVFADKDVNVEIEKWEWK
- the rsmB gene encoding 16S rRNA (cytosine(967)-C(5))-methyltransferase RsmB, with protein sequence MIKKKNIKLDIVNLLDEIQNGKYSNIQLNYYFSKKNYTKKEKMFITNVVNIVIKNLIYIDYLIGKSVRNVKKRKIKQLLRISVAQLFFMESDNAGVIFEAGEIAKILNPHQAGFVNATLQTILKNKEKFDEEIPKDNRESIVLSYPQWFVNKMKIDYPDDYLEMLKSYKKRSYLSVRFDKNKITREKFEELLKNIKTDVLFSVGEVYYLLNANIFDTEIYKNGDVVIQDASSYLAVRNLGVKDGETVLDACSAPGGKSLAILQLFNPKKLISTDIHEHKVKLLNELKGKYDYSNFEVKLNDATQIENLDIMFDKILLDMPCSGLGVLRKKPEKIYDLTTNDIKNLKKLQKKIFESAYKSLKNGGEMVYSTCTFSKNENTNNIQYFLEKYEDLEIMEVELPENIDNIRDEFGGIYISYKNEYLDGFYIAKLRKK